A genomic segment from Etheostoma spectabile isolate EspeVRDwgs_2016 chromosome 11, UIUC_Espe_1.0, whole genome shotgun sequence encodes:
- the myo1b gene encoding unconventional myosin-Ib isoform X5: MNPYRVLPIFTPEKVEEYRNRNFYELSPHIYALADEAYRSLRDQDKDQCILITGESGAGKTEASKLVMSYVAAVCGKGQEVNKVKEQLLQSNPVLEAFGNAKTVRNDNSSRFGKYMDIEFDFKGDPLGGVISNYLLEKSRVVKQPRGERNFHIFYQLLSGASDDTLKKLKLDRDFSKYNYLSLDSAVVNGLDDAANFRTVKNAMQIVGFMEDEVQSVLELVAAVLKLGDIEFKPESRCNGTDESRIKDKNDLKEMCELLGIEQSVLERAFSYRTVEARLEKVSTTLNVAQAYYARDALAKNLYSRLFSWLVTRINESIKAQTKARHKVMGVLDIYGFEIFEDGDNSFEQFIINYCNEKLQQIFIELTLREEQEEYVREGIEWTNIEYFNNAIICDLIENHQNGILAMLDEECLRPGTVTDETFLDKLNTICAEHQHFESRLSKNSKFLTDHSLPHNCFRIQHYAGKVLYRVEGFVDKNNDLLYRDLSQAMYKANHSLIKQLFPEGNPAKVNLKRPPTAGFQFRASVGTLMKNLQTKNPNYIRCIKPNDKKASHIFTDSLVCHQVRYLGLMENVRVRRAGYAFRQAYEPCLERYKMLCKRTWPHWRGPAREGVEVLMADLPVPAEEFSFGRSKIFIRNPRTLFFLEERRRQCLQDLATLIQKIYRGWKCRSHFLLLKKSQIVVAAWYRRYAQEKKYQKIKSATTVVQSYTRGWQARKLLRELKYQKRCEEAVTTISAFWHGTQARMELRRLKQEARNKQAVTVIWAYWQGTKARRELRQLKEDARNRHAVSVIWAGWQGTKVRREYRKFFRANAGKKIYDFTIQRIMQKYFLGLKSTMPSMSPIDKSWPARPYRFLDGVHRELPRIFHLWRCKKYRSQFTEEKKAVYEEKLEASEIFKDKKALYPSSVSQPFKGDYLEISKNPKYQKLNSAVDEKVLLADVVNKINRANGKGTARIFLLTKKSVVLADQKTGQVKASVPLPDLASVSVSTQSDGFFALRLKEGSASAVKGDFLLSSEHLIEIITKLHRTGATAADSEQLNVDISDEFLVQFKHDKVCVKFIQGAPKNGNSVSCKRKNNRLLEVSVPTTA; this comes from the exons CCTTTGGAAATGCCAAAACAGTGAGGAATGACAACTCTTCCAGATTT GGAAAGTACATGGACATTGAGTTTGACTTCAAAGGAGACCCTCTGGGTGGAGTCATCAGCAACT ATCTGCTGGAGAAGTCACGTGTGGTGAAACAGCCGAGAGGAGAGAGGAATTTCCACATCTTTTATCAGCTCCTGTCTGGAGCTTCAGATGACACACTCA AGAAGCTGAAGCTGGATCGGGACTTCAGCAAGTACAACTACCTGAGCCTGGACTCTGCCGTGGTCAATGGGCTGGATGACGCGGCCAACTTCAGGACAGTCAAA AATGCCATGCAGATCGTGGGCTTCATGGAGGACGAGGTGCAGTCAGTGCTGGAGCTGGTGGCAGCCGTGCTAAAGCTCGGCGACATTGAGTTCAAGCCAGAGTCGCGCTGCAACGGCACCGACGAGAGCCGCATCAAAGACAAAAACG ATTTGAAGGAGATGTGTGAGCTGCTGGGGATTGAACAGTCAGTGCTGGAAAGAGCGTTCAGCTACCGCACAGTGGAAGCAAGGCTGGAGAAAGTGTCCACCACCCTGAACGTGGCCCAG gCCTACTATGCCCGAGACGCTCTTGCCAAAAATCTCTATAGTCGTCTGTTTAGCTGGCTAGTTACCAGGATCAACGAAAGCATTAAA GCACAAACTAAAGCTCGCCACAAGGTCATGGGTGTGCTTGACATCTATGGCTTTGAGATCTTTGAG GATGGA GACAACAGCTTTGAGCAGTTCATAATCAACTACTGCAACGAGAAGCTGCAGCAGATCTTCATCGAGCTGACCCTGCGTGAGGAGCAGGAAGAGTACGTCAGAGAG GGCATCGAGTGGACCAACATTGAATATTTCAACAATGCTATTATCTGTGACCTCATTGAGAAT CACCAAAATGGCATCTTGGCCATGCTGGACGAGGAGTGCCTGAGGCCGGGCACAGTCACGGACGAGACCTTCCTGGACAAACTGAACACCATCTGCGCTGAACACCAGCACTTTGAGAGCCGCCTCAGCAAGAACTCAAAGTTCCTTACCGACCACAGCCTGCCACACAACTGCTTCCGCATCCAGCACTACGCCGGCAAG GTGTTGTACCGTGTAGAGGGCTTTGTAGACAAGAACAACGACCTGTTATACCGGGACCTGTCGCAGGCGATGTACAAGGCCAACCACAGTTTAATCAAACAGCTGTTCCCTGAGGGCAATCCTGCCAAAGTCAACCTGAAGAGACCACCGACTGCTGGGTTCCAGTTCAGAGCATCAGTGGGGACGCTGATGAAAAACCTGCAGACCAAGAACCCAAACTACATCCG GTGCATCAAGCCCAATGACAAGAAGGCCTCCCACATCTTCACCGACTCTCTGGTCTGCCATCAGGTCCGCTACCTGGGCCTGATGGAGAACGTCCGTGTGAGGAGAGCGGGCTACGCCTTCCGCCAGGCCTACGAGCCGTGCCTGGAACGCTACAAAATGCTCTGCAAGCGGACCTGGCCCCATTGGAGAGGTCCTGCCAG GGAAGGAGTGGAAGTGCTGATGGCCGACCTCCCGGTCCCAGCAGAAGAGTTCTCCTTCGGACGCTCCAAGATCTTCATCAGGAACCCAAGAACG CTCTTCTtcctggaggagaggaggaggcaaTGCCTGCAAGACCTGGCCACACTCATTCAGAAGATCTACCGTGGCTGGAAGTGCCGCAGCCACTTCCTGCTGCTGAAAAAGAGTCAGATAGTGGTGGCGGCGTGGTACCGGCGATATGCG caagaAAAGAAATACCAGAAGATCAAGAGTGCCACCACTGTGGTGCAGTCCTACACCAGAGGATGGCAG GCCCGCAAACTCCTGAGAGAGCTGAAGTATCAGAAGAGGTGTGAGGAGGCAGTGACCACCATCTCGGCCTTCTGGCACGGCACCCAG GCTCGGATGGAGCTGAGGCGTCTAAAACAAGAAGCGCGGAATAAACAAGCCGTGACAGTAATTTGGGCATATTGGCAGGGAACCAAG GCCCGGAGAGAGCTGCGTCAGCTGAAGGAGGATGCGAGGAATAGACATGCCGTATCGGTCATTTGGGCCGGCTGGCAGGGCACCAAG GTCCGCAGAGAGTACAGAAAGTTCTTCAGGGCGAATGCAGGGAAGAAGATCTATGACTTCACCATCCAGAGAAtt ATGCAAAAATACTTCCTGGGCCTGAAGAGCACCATGCCCTCCATGTCACCCATAGACAAGAGCTGGCCAGCCAGGCCTTACCGCTTCCTGGATGGAGTCCACAGAGAGCTGCCGAGAATCTTCCATCTCTGGAGG TGCAAGAAATACAGGAGCCAATTCACAGAGGAGAAAAAGGCGGTGTATGAGGAGAAGTTGGAGGCCAGTGAGATCTTCAAGGATAAGAAGGCTCTCTACCCGAGCAG CGTGAGCCAGCCCTTCAAAGGAGACTACCTGGAGATAAGCAAGAACCCCAAATATCAGAAACTCAACAGCGCTGTGGATGAGAAGGTCTTGCTGGCTGATGTGGTCAACAAGATCAACAGGGCCAATGGCAAG GGTACCGCTCGAATCTTCCTGCTGACTAAGAAGAGCGTGGTCCTGGCCGACCAGAAGACCGGCCAGGTGAAGGCCAGCGTTCCCCTGCCAGACCTCGCCAGCGTGTCGGTCAGCACACAGAGCGACGGCTTCTTTGCTCTCAGACTCAAAGAG GGGTCGGCCTCAGCCGTCAAAGGAGACTTCTTACTCAGCAGCGAACATCTGATCGAGATCATCACCAAACTGCACCGCACCGGGGCCACGGCTGCAGACAGCGAGCAGCTCAACGTCGACATCTCAGACGA GTTCCTTGTGCAGTTCAAGCATGACAAAGTGTGCGTGAAATTCATCCAGGGAGCCCCCAAGAACGGCAACAGCGTGTCGTGCAAGCGCAAGAACAACCGCCTGCTGGAGGTGTCGGTGCCCACAACAGCATAG
- the myo1b gene encoding unconventional myosin-Ib isoform X1, translated as MNPYRVLPIFTPEKVEEYRNRNFYELSPHIYALADEAYRSLRDQDKDQCILITGESGAGKTEASKLVMSYVAAVCGKGQEVNKVKEQLLQSNPVLEAFGNAKTVRNDNSSRFGKYMDIEFDFKGDPLGGVISNYLLEKSRVVKQPRGERNFHIFYQLLSGASDDTLKKLKLDRDFSKYNYLSLDSAVVNGLDDAANFRTVKNAMQIVGFMEDEVQSVLELVAAVLKLGDIEFKPESRCNGTDESRIKDKNDLKEMCELLGIEQSVLERAFSYRTVEARLEKVSTTLNVAQAYYARDALAKNLYSRLFSWLVTRINESIKAQTKARHKVMGVLDIYGFEIFEDGDNSFEQFIINYCNEKLQQIFIELTLREEQEEYVREGIEWTNIEYFNNAIICDLIENHQNGILAMLDEECLRPGTVTDETFLDKLNTICAEHQHFESRLSKNSKFLTDHSLPHNCFRIQHYAGKVLYRVEGFVDKNNDLLYRDLSQAMYKANHSLIKQLFPEGNPAKVNLKRPPTAGFQFRASVGTLMKNLQTKNPNYIRCIKPNDKKASHIFTDSLVCHQVRYLGLMENVRVRRAGYAFRQAYEPCLERYKMLCKRTWPHWRGPAREGVEVLMADLPVPAEEFSFGRSKIFIRNPRTLFFLEERRRQCLQDLATLIQKIYRGWKCRSHFLLLKKSQIVVAAWYRRYAQEKKYQKIKSATTVVQSYTRGWQARKLLRELKYQKRCEEAVTTISAFWHGTQARMELRRLKQEARNKQAVTVIWAYWQGTKARRELRQLKEDARNRHAVSVIWAGWQGTKARRELRTLKEEARRKHAVAVIWAYWQGLKVRREYRKFFRANAGKKIYDFTIQRIMQKYFLGLKSTMPSMSPIDKSWPARPYRFLDGVHRELPRIFHLWRCKKYRSQFTEEKKAVYEEKLEASEIFKDKKALYPSSVSQPFKGDYLEISKNPKYQKLNSAVDEKVLLADVVNKINRANGKGTARIFLLTKKSVVLADQKTGQVKASVPLPDLASVSVSTQSDGFFALRLKEGSASAVKGDFLLSSEHLIEIITKLHRTGATAADSEQLNVDISDEFLVQFKHDKVCVKFIQGAPKNGNSVSCKRKNNRLLEVSVPTTA; from the exons CCTTTGGAAATGCCAAAACAGTGAGGAATGACAACTCTTCCAGATTT GGAAAGTACATGGACATTGAGTTTGACTTCAAAGGAGACCCTCTGGGTGGAGTCATCAGCAACT ATCTGCTGGAGAAGTCACGTGTGGTGAAACAGCCGAGAGGAGAGAGGAATTTCCACATCTTTTATCAGCTCCTGTCTGGAGCTTCAGATGACACACTCA AGAAGCTGAAGCTGGATCGGGACTTCAGCAAGTACAACTACCTGAGCCTGGACTCTGCCGTGGTCAATGGGCTGGATGACGCGGCCAACTTCAGGACAGTCAAA AATGCCATGCAGATCGTGGGCTTCATGGAGGACGAGGTGCAGTCAGTGCTGGAGCTGGTGGCAGCCGTGCTAAAGCTCGGCGACATTGAGTTCAAGCCAGAGTCGCGCTGCAACGGCACCGACGAGAGCCGCATCAAAGACAAAAACG ATTTGAAGGAGATGTGTGAGCTGCTGGGGATTGAACAGTCAGTGCTGGAAAGAGCGTTCAGCTACCGCACAGTGGAAGCAAGGCTGGAGAAAGTGTCCACCACCCTGAACGTGGCCCAG gCCTACTATGCCCGAGACGCTCTTGCCAAAAATCTCTATAGTCGTCTGTTTAGCTGGCTAGTTACCAGGATCAACGAAAGCATTAAA GCACAAACTAAAGCTCGCCACAAGGTCATGGGTGTGCTTGACATCTATGGCTTTGAGATCTTTGAG GATGGA GACAACAGCTTTGAGCAGTTCATAATCAACTACTGCAACGAGAAGCTGCAGCAGATCTTCATCGAGCTGACCCTGCGTGAGGAGCAGGAAGAGTACGTCAGAGAG GGCATCGAGTGGACCAACATTGAATATTTCAACAATGCTATTATCTGTGACCTCATTGAGAAT CACCAAAATGGCATCTTGGCCATGCTGGACGAGGAGTGCCTGAGGCCGGGCACAGTCACGGACGAGACCTTCCTGGACAAACTGAACACCATCTGCGCTGAACACCAGCACTTTGAGAGCCGCCTCAGCAAGAACTCAAAGTTCCTTACCGACCACAGCCTGCCACACAACTGCTTCCGCATCCAGCACTACGCCGGCAAG GTGTTGTACCGTGTAGAGGGCTTTGTAGACAAGAACAACGACCTGTTATACCGGGACCTGTCGCAGGCGATGTACAAGGCCAACCACAGTTTAATCAAACAGCTGTTCCCTGAGGGCAATCCTGCCAAAGTCAACCTGAAGAGACCACCGACTGCTGGGTTCCAGTTCAGAGCATCAGTGGGGACGCTGATGAAAAACCTGCAGACCAAGAACCCAAACTACATCCG GTGCATCAAGCCCAATGACAAGAAGGCCTCCCACATCTTCACCGACTCTCTGGTCTGCCATCAGGTCCGCTACCTGGGCCTGATGGAGAACGTCCGTGTGAGGAGAGCGGGCTACGCCTTCCGCCAGGCCTACGAGCCGTGCCTGGAACGCTACAAAATGCTCTGCAAGCGGACCTGGCCCCATTGGAGAGGTCCTGCCAG GGAAGGAGTGGAAGTGCTGATGGCCGACCTCCCGGTCCCAGCAGAAGAGTTCTCCTTCGGACGCTCCAAGATCTTCATCAGGAACCCAAGAACG CTCTTCTtcctggaggagaggaggaggcaaTGCCTGCAAGACCTGGCCACACTCATTCAGAAGATCTACCGTGGCTGGAAGTGCCGCAGCCACTTCCTGCTGCTGAAAAAGAGTCAGATAGTGGTGGCGGCGTGGTACCGGCGATATGCG caagaAAAGAAATACCAGAAGATCAAGAGTGCCACCACTGTGGTGCAGTCCTACACCAGAGGATGGCAG GCCCGCAAACTCCTGAGAGAGCTGAAGTATCAGAAGAGGTGTGAGGAGGCAGTGACCACCATCTCGGCCTTCTGGCACGGCACCCAG GCTCGGATGGAGCTGAGGCGTCTAAAACAAGAAGCGCGGAATAAACAAGCCGTGACAGTAATTTGGGCATATTGGCAGGGAACCAAG GCCCGGAGAGAGCTGCGTCAGCTGAAGGAGGATGCGAGGAATAGACATGCCGTATCGGTCATTTGGGCCGGCTGGCAGGGCACCAAG GCTCGCAGGGAGCTGAGGACACTGAAGGAAGAGGCCAGGCGTAAGCATGCTGTCGCTGTGATTTGGGCCTACTGGCAGGGACTCAAG GTCCGCAGAGAGTACAGAAAGTTCTTCAGGGCGAATGCAGGGAAGAAGATCTATGACTTCACCATCCAGAGAAtt ATGCAAAAATACTTCCTGGGCCTGAAGAGCACCATGCCCTCCATGTCACCCATAGACAAGAGCTGGCCAGCCAGGCCTTACCGCTTCCTGGATGGAGTCCACAGAGAGCTGCCGAGAATCTTCCATCTCTGGAGG TGCAAGAAATACAGGAGCCAATTCACAGAGGAGAAAAAGGCGGTGTATGAGGAGAAGTTGGAGGCCAGTGAGATCTTCAAGGATAAGAAGGCTCTCTACCCGAGCAG CGTGAGCCAGCCCTTCAAAGGAGACTACCTGGAGATAAGCAAGAACCCCAAATATCAGAAACTCAACAGCGCTGTGGATGAGAAGGTCTTGCTGGCTGATGTGGTCAACAAGATCAACAGGGCCAATGGCAAG GGTACCGCTCGAATCTTCCTGCTGACTAAGAAGAGCGTGGTCCTGGCCGACCAGAAGACCGGCCAGGTGAAGGCCAGCGTTCCCCTGCCAGACCTCGCCAGCGTGTCGGTCAGCACACAGAGCGACGGCTTCTTTGCTCTCAGACTCAAAGAG GGGTCGGCCTCAGCCGTCAAAGGAGACTTCTTACTCAGCAGCGAACATCTGATCGAGATCATCACCAAACTGCACCGCACCGGGGCCACGGCTGCAGACAGCGAGCAGCTCAACGTCGACATCTCAGACGA GTTCCTTGTGCAGTTCAAGCATGACAAAGTGTGCGTGAAATTCATCCAGGGAGCCCCCAAGAACGGCAACAGCGTGTCGTGCAAGCGCAAGAACAACCGCCTGCTGGAGGTGTCGGTGCCCACAACAGCATAG
- the myo1b gene encoding unconventional myosin-Ib isoform X3 has product MNPYRVLPIFTPEKVEEYRNRNFYELSPHIYALADEAYRSLRDQDKDQCILITGESGAGKTEASKLVMSYVAAVCGKGQEVNKVKEQLLQSNPVLEAFGNAKTVRNDNSSRFGKYMDIEFDFKGDPLGGVISNYLLEKSRVVKQPRGERNFHIFYQLLSGASDDTLKKLKLDRDFSKYNYLSLDSAVVNGLDDAANFRTVKNAMQIVGFMEDEVQSVLELVAAVLKLGDIEFKPESRCNGTDESRIKDKNDLKEMCELLGIEQSVLERAFSYRTVEARLEKVSTTLNVAQAYYARDALAKNLYSRLFSWLVTRINESIKAQTKARHKVMGVLDIYGFEIFEDGDNSFEQFIINYCNEKLQQIFIELTLREEQEEYVREGIEWTNIEYFNNAIICDLIENHQNGILAMLDEECLRPGTVTDETFLDKLNTICAEHQHFESRLSKNSKFLTDHSLPHNCFRIQHYAGKVLYRVEGFVDKNNDLLYRDLSQAMYKANHSLIKQLFPEGNPAKVNLKRPPTAGFQFRASVGTLMKNLQTKNPNYIRCIKPNDKKASHIFTDSLVCHQVRYLGLMENVRVRRAGYAFRQAYEPCLERYKMLCKRTWPHWRGPAREGVEVLMADLPVPAEEFSFGRSKIFIRNPRTLFFLEERRRQCLQDLATLIQKIYRGWKCRSHFLLLKKSQIVVAAWYRRYAQEKKYQKIKSATTVVQSYTRGWQARKLLRELKYQKRCEEAVTTISAFWHGTQARMELRRLKQEARNKQAVTVIWAYWQGTKARRELRTLKEEARRKHAVAVIWAYWQGLKVRREYRKFFRANAGKKIYDFTIQRIMQKYFLGLKSTMPSMSPIDKSWPARPYRFLDGVHRELPRIFHLWRCKKYRSQFTEEKKAVYEEKLEASEIFKDKKALYPSSVSQPFKGDYLEISKNPKYQKLNSAVDEKVLLADVVNKINRANGKGTARIFLLTKKSVVLADQKTGQVKASVPLPDLASVSVSTQSDGFFALRLKEGSASAVKGDFLLSSEHLIEIITKLHRTGATAADSEQLNVDISDEFLVQFKHDKVCVKFIQGAPKNGNSVSCKRKNNRLLEVSVPTTA; this is encoded by the exons CCTTTGGAAATGCCAAAACAGTGAGGAATGACAACTCTTCCAGATTT GGAAAGTACATGGACATTGAGTTTGACTTCAAAGGAGACCCTCTGGGTGGAGTCATCAGCAACT ATCTGCTGGAGAAGTCACGTGTGGTGAAACAGCCGAGAGGAGAGAGGAATTTCCACATCTTTTATCAGCTCCTGTCTGGAGCTTCAGATGACACACTCA AGAAGCTGAAGCTGGATCGGGACTTCAGCAAGTACAACTACCTGAGCCTGGACTCTGCCGTGGTCAATGGGCTGGATGACGCGGCCAACTTCAGGACAGTCAAA AATGCCATGCAGATCGTGGGCTTCATGGAGGACGAGGTGCAGTCAGTGCTGGAGCTGGTGGCAGCCGTGCTAAAGCTCGGCGACATTGAGTTCAAGCCAGAGTCGCGCTGCAACGGCACCGACGAGAGCCGCATCAAAGACAAAAACG ATTTGAAGGAGATGTGTGAGCTGCTGGGGATTGAACAGTCAGTGCTGGAAAGAGCGTTCAGCTACCGCACAGTGGAAGCAAGGCTGGAGAAAGTGTCCACCACCCTGAACGTGGCCCAG gCCTACTATGCCCGAGACGCTCTTGCCAAAAATCTCTATAGTCGTCTGTTTAGCTGGCTAGTTACCAGGATCAACGAAAGCATTAAA GCACAAACTAAAGCTCGCCACAAGGTCATGGGTGTGCTTGACATCTATGGCTTTGAGATCTTTGAG GATGGA GACAACAGCTTTGAGCAGTTCATAATCAACTACTGCAACGAGAAGCTGCAGCAGATCTTCATCGAGCTGACCCTGCGTGAGGAGCAGGAAGAGTACGTCAGAGAG GGCATCGAGTGGACCAACATTGAATATTTCAACAATGCTATTATCTGTGACCTCATTGAGAAT CACCAAAATGGCATCTTGGCCATGCTGGACGAGGAGTGCCTGAGGCCGGGCACAGTCACGGACGAGACCTTCCTGGACAAACTGAACACCATCTGCGCTGAACACCAGCACTTTGAGAGCCGCCTCAGCAAGAACTCAAAGTTCCTTACCGACCACAGCCTGCCACACAACTGCTTCCGCATCCAGCACTACGCCGGCAAG GTGTTGTACCGTGTAGAGGGCTTTGTAGACAAGAACAACGACCTGTTATACCGGGACCTGTCGCAGGCGATGTACAAGGCCAACCACAGTTTAATCAAACAGCTGTTCCCTGAGGGCAATCCTGCCAAAGTCAACCTGAAGAGACCACCGACTGCTGGGTTCCAGTTCAGAGCATCAGTGGGGACGCTGATGAAAAACCTGCAGACCAAGAACCCAAACTACATCCG GTGCATCAAGCCCAATGACAAGAAGGCCTCCCACATCTTCACCGACTCTCTGGTCTGCCATCAGGTCCGCTACCTGGGCCTGATGGAGAACGTCCGTGTGAGGAGAGCGGGCTACGCCTTCCGCCAGGCCTACGAGCCGTGCCTGGAACGCTACAAAATGCTCTGCAAGCGGACCTGGCCCCATTGGAGAGGTCCTGCCAG GGAAGGAGTGGAAGTGCTGATGGCCGACCTCCCGGTCCCAGCAGAAGAGTTCTCCTTCGGACGCTCCAAGATCTTCATCAGGAACCCAAGAACG CTCTTCTtcctggaggagaggaggaggcaaTGCCTGCAAGACCTGGCCACACTCATTCAGAAGATCTACCGTGGCTGGAAGTGCCGCAGCCACTTCCTGCTGCTGAAAAAGAGTCAGATAGTGGTGGCGGCGTGGTACCGGCGATATGCG caagaAAAGAAATACCAGAAGATCAAGAGTGCCACCACTGTGGTGCAGTCCTACACCAGAGGATGGCAG GCCCGCAAACTCCTGAGAGAGCTGAAGTATCAGAAGAGGTGTGAGGAGGCAGTGACCACCATCTCGGCCTTCTGGCACGGCACCCAG GCTCGGATGGAGCTGAGGCGTCTAAAACAAGAAGCGCGGAATAAACAAGCCGTGACAGTAATTTGGGCATATTGGCAGGGAACCAAG GCTCGCAGGGAGCTGAGGACACTGAAGGAAGAGGCCAGGCGTAAGCATGCTGTCGCTGTGATTTGGGCCTACTGGCAGGGACTCAAG GTCCGCAGAGAGTACAGAAAGTTCTTCAGGGCGAATGCAGGGAAGAAGATCTATGACTTCACCATCCAGAGAAtt ATGCAAAAATACTTCCTGGGCCTGAAGAGCACCATGCCCTCCATGTCACCCATAGACAAGAGCTGGCCAGCCAGGCCTTACCGCTTCCTGGATGGAGTCCACAGAGAGCTGCCGAGAATCTTCCATCTCTGGAGG TGCAAGAAATACAGGAGCCAATTCACAGAGGAGAAAAAGGCGGTGTATGAGGAGAAGTTGGAGGCCAGTGAGATCTTCAAGGATAAGAAGGCTCTCTACCCGAGCAG CGTGAGCCAGCCCTTCAAAGGAGACTACCTGGAGATAAGCAAGAACCCCAAATATCAGAAACTCAACAGCGCTGTGGATGAGAAGGTCTTGCTGGCTGATGTGGTCAACAAGATCAACAGGGCCAATGGCAAG GGTACCGCTCGAATCTTCCTGCTGACTAAGAAGAGCGTGGTCCTGGCCGACCAGAAGACCGGCCAGGTGAAGGCCAGCGTTCCCCTGCCAGACCTCGCCAGCGTGTCGGTCAGCACACAGAGCGACGGCTTCTTTGCTCTCAGACTCAAAGAG GGGTCGGCCTCAGCCGTCAAAGGAGACTTCTTACTCAGCAGCGAACATCTGATCGAGATCATCACCAAACTGCACCGCACCGGGGCCACGGCTGCAGACAGCGAGCAGCTCAACGTCGACATCTCAGACGA GTTCCTTGTGCAGTTCAAGCATGACAAAGTGTGCGTGAAATTCATCCAGGGAGCCCCCAAGAACGGCAACAGCGTGTCGTGCAAGCGCAAGAACAACCGCCTGCTGGAGGTGTCGGTGCCCACAACAGCATAG